One region of Alosa sapidissima isolate fAloSap1 chromosome 1, fAloSap1.pri, whole genome shotgun sequence genomic DNA includes:
- the LOC121715748 gene encoding prostaglandin D2 receptor 2 isoform X1 has translation MRVTPPKTIEKIQCLLIKSAMDPSFSISNSSFPSLSSTELYCPLLQKMRLHSVNSTGDTTAVVCIHGLVSCLGIIENALVLWVLGVRLRRKTVAAVWMLNLALSDFLATLTLPLFTHYLHAGHSWELGAPLCSAQASVFFLNMYVSAYLLAAISLDRCLLVTRPVWSQNHRSVAAAWKVCAVGWLWAAVNAFPYFMFRSVTPHVDGRQLCYHNFALYSSKAALKQDCRVRQAATAISKALLAFVVPLVIIASSYMYFGLSLQARNRRRLRKKSCMGLADSGGSAALVALKLGSGVAATSGRLSRGFTKMVASVIAAFILCWAPYHALCLLEVAAQYEPDRFAQLVERALPLATTCAFLNPVLNPILYAFSCPHFCTRIRQSLSALLEGLVEEGGAVSMAGGLVRRRATRAGESSSGLPNSPTSPNTPGLSRHTLSPQNSVNGCIFEKCPTEDICTDNLRKVPFQETADIIM, from the exons ATGAGAGTCACTCCTCcaaaaacaattgaaaaaaTACAGTGCTTGCTCATTAAGAG CGCCATGGATccttctttctccatctccaacTCCTCGTTCCCTTCACTCTCGTCCACTGAGCTCTACTGCCCGCTGCTGCAGAAAATGCGTTTGCACTCGGTCAACAGCACGGGGGACACGACGGCAGTGGTGTGCATCCACGGCCTGGTCTCCTGCCTGGGCATCATAGAGAATGCCCTGGTGCTGTGGGTGCTGGGCGTCCGGCTGCGGCGCAAGACGGTGGCGGCCGTCTGGATGCTGAACCTGGCGCTGTCCGACTTCCTGGCCACGCTCACGCTGCCACTCTTCACGCACTACCTGCACGCCGGCCACAGCTGGGAGCTGGGCGCGCCGCTCTGCTCGGCCCAGGCGTCCGTCTTCTTCCTCAACATGTACGTCTCGGCCTACCTGCTGGCGGCCATCTCACTGGATCGCTGCCTACTGGTGACCCGTCCCGTGTGGAGCCAGAACCACCGCTCGGTGGCGGCCGCCTGGAAGGTGTGCGCCGTGGGCTGGCTGTGGGCGGCCGTCAACGCCTTCCCCTACTTCATGTTCCGCTCTGTCACGCCCCATGTGGACGGCCGGCAGCTGTGCTACCACAACTTTGCGCTGTACTCCTCGAAGGCGGCGCTGAAGCAGGACTGCCGGGTGCGGCAGGCGGCCACGGCCATCTCCAAGGCGCTGCTGGCCTTCGTGGTGCCACTCGTGATCATCGCCAGCAGCTACATGTACTTCGGCCTCAGCCTGCAGGCGCGCAACCGCCGCCGGCTGCGGAAGAAGAGCTGCATGGGGCTGGCGGACAGCGGCGGCTCCGCCGCCCTCGTCGCGCTCAAGCTGGGCTCCGGCGTGGCGGCCACCTCCGGGCGGCTCTCGCGCGgtttcaccaagatggtggcgtCGGTCATCGCTGCCTTCATCCTGTGCTGGGCGCCCTACCACGCCTTGTGCCTGCTGGAGGTGGCGGCGCAGTACGAGCCCGATCGCTTTGCGCAGCTGGTGGAGCGGGCTCTGCCCCTGGCCACCACCTGCGCCTTCCTCAACCCGGTGCTCAACCCCATACTGTACGCCTTCAGCTGCCCTCACTTCTGCACGCGCATCCGCCAGAGCCTGTCGGCGCTGCTGGAGGGcctggtggaggaggggggggccgTGTCCATGGCGGGGGGTCTGGTCAGGAGGAGGGCAACCAGggcaggagagagcagctccggCTTGCCCAATTCACCCACCTCACCCAACACCCCCGGCCTGTCCAGGCACACCCTCTCCCCTCAGAACTCAGTCAATGGGTGCATCTTCGAAAAGTGCCCTACAGAAGACATCTGCACAGACAACCTTCGAAAGGTCCCTTTTCAGGAGACAGCGGACATTATAATGTAg
- the LOC121715748 gene encoding prostaglandin D2 receptor 2 isoform X2 → MDPSFSISNSSFPSLSSTELYCPLLQKMRLHSVNSTGDTTAVVCIHGLVSCLGIIENALVLWVLGVRLRRKTVAAVWMLNLALSDFLATLTLPLFTHYLHAGHSWELGAPLCSAQASVFFLNMYVSAYLLAAISLDRCLLVTRPVWSQNHRSVAAAWKVCAVGWLWAAVNAFPYFMFRSVTPHVDGRQLCYHNFALYSSKAALKQDCRVRQAATAISKALLAFVVPLVIIASSYMYFGLSLQARNRRRLRKKSCMGLADSGGSAALVALKLGSGVAATSGRLSRGFTKMVASVIAAFILCWAPYHALCLLEVAAQYEPDRFAQLVERALPLATTCAFLNPVLNPILYAFSCPHFCTRIRQSLSALLEGLVEEGGAVSMAGGLVRRRATRAGESSSGLPNSPTSPNTPGLSRHTLSPQNSVNGCIFEKCPTEDICTDNLRKVPFQETADIIM, encoded by the coding sequence ATGGATccttctttctccatctccaacTCCTCGTTCCCTTCACTCTCGTCCACTGAGCTCTACTGCCCGCTGCTGCAGAAAATGCGTTTGCACTCGGTCAACAGCACGGGGGACACGACGGCAGTGGTGTGCATCCACGGCCTGGTCTCCTGCCTGGGCATCATAGAGAATGCCCTGGTGCTGTGGGTGCTGGGCGTCCGGCTGCGGCGCAAGACGGTGGCGGCCGTCTGGATGCTGAACCTGGCGCTGTCCGACTTCCTGGCCACGCTCACGCTGCCACTCTTCACGCACTACCTGCACGCCGGCCACAGCTGGGAGCTGGGCGCGCCGCTCTGCTCGGCCCAGGCGTCCGTCTTCTTCCTCAACATGTACGTCTCGGCCTACCTGCTGGCGGCCATCTCACTGGATCGCTGCCTACTGGTGACCCGTCCCGTGTGGAGCCAGAACCACCGCTCGGTGGCGGCCGCCTGGAAGGTGTGCGCCGTGGGCTGGCTGTGGGCGGCCGTCAACGCCTTCCCCTACTTCATGTTCCGCTCTGTCACGCCCCATGTGGACGGCCGGCAGCTGTGCTACCACAACTTTGCGCTGTACTCCTCGAAGGCGGCGCTGAAGCAGGACTGCCGGGTGCGGCAGGCGGCCACGGCCATCTCCAAGGCGCTGCTGGCCTTCGTGGTGCCACTCGTGATCATCGCCAGCAGCTACATGTACTTCGGCCTCAGCCTGCAGGCGCGCAACCGCCGCCGGCTGCGGAAGAAGAGCTGCATGGGGCTGGCGGACAGCGGCGGCTCCGCCGCCCTCGTCGCGCTCAAGCTGGGCTCCGGCGTGGCGGCCACCTCCGGGCGGCTCTCGCGCGgtttcaccaagatggtggcgtCGGTCATCGCTGCCTTCATCCTGTGCTGGGCGCCCTACCACGCCTTGTGCCTGCTGGAGGTGGCGGCGCAGTACGAGCCCGATCGCTTTGCGCAGCTGGTGGAGCGGGCTCTGCCCCTGGCCACCACCTGCGCCTTCCTCAACCCGGTGCTCAACCCCATACTGTACGCCTTCAGCTGCCCTCACTTCTGCACGCGCATCCGCCAGAGCCTGTCGGCGCTGCTGGAGGGcctggtggaggaggggggggccgTGTCCATGGCGGGGGGTCTGGTCAGGAGGAGGGCAACCAGggcaggagagagcagctccggCTTGCCCAATTCACCCACCTCACCCAACACCCCCGGCCTGTCCAGGCACACCCTCTCCCCTCAGAACTCAGTCAATGGGTGCATCTTCGAAAAGTGCCCTACAGAAGACATCTGCACAGACAACCTTCGAAAGGTCCCTTTTCAGGAGACAGCGGACATTATAATGTAg